The Papio anubis isolate 15944 chromosome 5, Panubis1.0, whole genome shotgun sequence genome has a segment encoding these proteins:
- the MBLAC2 gene encoding metallo-beta-lactamase domain-containing protein 2 — protein sequence MSALEWYAHKSLGDGIFWIQERFYESGNRANIWLVRGSEQDVVIDTGLGLRSLPEYLYSSGLLQDRGAKEDAARRPLLAVATHVHFDHSGGLYQFDRVAVHHAEAEALARGDNFETVTWLSDSEVVRAPSPGWRARQFRVQAVQPTLILQDGDVINLGDRQLTVMHMPGHSRGSICLHDKDRKILFSGDVVYDGSLIDWLPYSRISDYVGTCERLIELVDRGLVEKVLPGHFNTFGAERLFRLASNYISKAGICHKVSTFAMRSLASLALRVTNSRTSP from the exons ATGTCGGCGCTCGAGTGGTACGCCCACAAGTCTCTAGGCGATGGTATCTTCTGGATTCAAGAACGCTTCTACGAGTCGGGCAACCGTGCCAACATCTGGCTGGTGCGCGGCTCCGAGCAGGACGTGGTGATCGATACAGGCCTGGGGCTGCGCAGCCTGCCGGAGTACCTGTACTCTTCCGGCCTCTTGCAGGACCGCGGGGCCAAAGAGGACGCGGCGCGCCGGCCGCTGCTTGCCGTGGCCACCCACGTGCACTTCGACCACTCCGGCGGCCTCTACCAGTTCGACCGGGTGGCCGTGCACCACGCCGAGGCCGAGGCGCTGGCTCGCGGGGACAACTTTGAGACCGTGACCTGGCTCTCCGATAGCGAGGTGGTGCGGGCGCCCAGCCCCGGCTGGAGGGCCAGACAGTTCCGGGTACAGGCGGTGCAGCCCACCCTCATCCTGCAGGATG GGGATGTGATCAACCTTGGTGACAGACAGCTCACTGTTATGCACATGCCTGGTCACTCCAGGGGCAGTATTTGCTTACATGACAAAGACCGAAAAATTCTCTTCAGTGGAGACGTCGTGTATGATGGATCACTGATTGACTGGCTCCCATACAGCAGGATAAGTGACTATGTTGGGACCTGTGAACGTCTAATAGAATTAGTGGACAGAGGTCTGGTAGAGAAGGTGCTTCCCGGGCACTTCAATACCTTTGGTGCTGAAAGGCTTTTTCGATTGGCTTCTAACTATATCTCAAAAGCTGGGATATGTCACAAAGTTTCTACTTTTGCCATGCGATCTCTTGCAAGTTTAGCTCTACGTGTAACAAATTCTAGGACCTCACCGTAG